The DNA region GGCAGCCCCATGCAGTATGTAGTGTAAATTCTCTtctttataattttttttagagTTACTTCCTTTTCATTGGGGCTTCAAGAGTGATTAGATTTAATGGGACACCTCTACCAgttttgagagaaaaaaggatTGAACCCCATtacaaaataatcaataaaacattgCTGTCTCCCAGCTGGTGTAAATCTGAAACGGGATCCTGCACACACATCGTTCAGGCAGTTTTCTTCAGCATATCCTCTCAGATttccaacattttcaaaaaatatttagaattaaCAGATCATTGATTGCGAGTGAGGAAATGGAGCCAAATGTCAAAACAGGCTTGATCTTTGGAGCAAATGTGCTACTTGGCTTGTTGAAGTTGGTTTCTGTAACTGGTTTCAGAAGTTAGACCTTGATAAAAGACCCTCATTTACCAAGAGTCCACATGCATATTTATGTGAAATGGGTATTTTACTAAGAAAATAGTGGCTTTGGCTTTGtattataaacatttttttacgAGCAAAATTAAGCATTGCATATTTGTTTTGAAAGTAATTCCTTGGTCCCCAAATTTGATGGTTAATAACCAGCTTTTATAACACAGCTTCAGCATTTCATAGTCTTAGTTTTGAAAGTGGGTGTTCTCTACAAGAGTTAATAGTCAAAAGCCTGGTTACAAATATTGCCTTATTTTTCCCAGAGGAGCCCAAGATTCAGCAAGAGTAGAAACTACGTGTGAAAAAGCTCTTTGGACTCACTTCTTTAAGCCAgattctaaaaaaataaaataaaaaaagatgtggaTGTCATATTTTTAATGGATGATTAAGACCTCACTGACTATGTAGGCATGCTTATAGTGTGTAACACTGAGGGATTCAGAGTAGCATGTGATGCAGTTAGAGTCCCTTCAGCTTTACCCTGTGACAGCAGACGCTTTCATTGAACAGCCTTAATGAGAGGCAAGAACCTGAATGCAGATGGGATCAACTGTACTGATGCAAATGCGGATTGTTTACAATTCCAGCTAAAGGTATTTGAACTTAGAGTGATCTGGCACAGAATTTTCCCCAGTGCTAAGTTAGTGGTAGAATGGTGTGTGATGACTAAGTGAACTTTTGATGCAATTGTCCCCGTGCGGGCGTCCGAGCCTCAGCCATACCTCAGAAAACTCCGGCCTCTGTAAGTAGTGTACCAGCCTCGAGCAGCAGACCCTTGACATAGACACGAACGGTGTAGAACATTGTAAGGAAGTCCTGGGTGCTGAACAGGGTGTCCGCCAGGGCAAATCCCAGCGTGGAGGGGATGAAACCTCGGCCGTACTCCACCATCCACGTCCCGGCGCTCCACTGGACCGATGTGGCCTCACCTACACCGTGCACGATGGTGTCACCTGAGACATAAAGGATTTGGAAGTAAGGGAAAGACACGTTTACTCCATTAATTTAAGTTAGACGGAACACAATTCAAatacaatattaaaattaaattaggATTTTTAAATATCAAGGTTTTACCAGGGTAGTATATTTCACTCTTGGTTGTCCCCTCCTTCCACTGTCTGAAGGTGCCTGATATGATGGTGTCAGATATCTCAGCCCAGTAACGACCTGACAGAAGAAGACAACCGTCACATTTCTATTGTTTCCTATACAGACTGAACACAAAATCCTCAGAATATAACAAACATTCAGTTTAAAACACAAGTGCTAAGAAAAAGGCTCCAAGTATTCATGTTGGCCTCTAAAGGCAAGAACAGTACTTTCCTTCACAGTGTGAAGATGGAaaaagtaaagtgtgtgtgtgtagtccacCTCCACAGTTCAGTAAAACCATGACACATTTCAATAACTCAACTATTACCACTGCTGGAACTGAACTTTGACACGGTACATGAAAAGTCCACGAAATACACGAGGACATGCAGACTTTCAGCCCTGTTCTTCCCTCACCCGAGTGTCCACCTGTGTCCACCGCAGTGC from Pempheris klunzingeri isolate RE-2024b chromosome 19, fPemKlu1.hap1, whole genome shotgun sequence includes:
- the sigmar1 gene encoding sigma non-opioid intracellular receptor 1, encoding MCVVRACLKLFVFAVATVLAVLLLRHWMATKQYVFNKEDVAKLAKQYAGQDHEQAFSKVVVELRKRYPGHILPDEDLQWVFVNAGGWMGSMCLLHASLTEYLLLFGTAVDTGGHSGRYWAEISDTIISGTFRQWKEGTTKSEIYYPGDTIVHGVGEATSVQWSAGTWMVEYGRGFIPSTLGFALADTLFSTQDFLTMFYTVRVYVKGLLLEAGTLLTEAGVF